The Vicinamibacterales bacterium sequence CCGCGGCCACGGTGGCGAAGCTCGTGCCCCTGGCCTTCGTCGCCATCGGCGGACTCTTCGTCGTGAGCGGCGGGCATTTCACGGTGACCGCCTGGCCGGCGGCCGGCGACGTGGCACGCACGTCTCTGCTCCTGGTCTTCGCCTTCGCGGGCGTGGAGACCGCGCTCGTGCCGAGCGGCGAGGTCCGCGACACCGCCCGCACCGTCCCTCGCGCGATCGCGCTGGCGATGCTGGGCATCACCATCCTCTACATCGCGCTCCAGGTGTCGTCGCAGGGCATCCTGGGTCCGGCCCTTCCGGGTGCGTCCACGCCCCTGGCGGATGCGGCGGGCACGGCCTTCGGCGGCCGGGCCCGCGCGCTGCTCCTGGCCGGGGCCGCGGTGTCGATGTTCGGCTACCTGGGCGGGATGACGCTGTCGGTCCCGCGCATCGTCTACGCCCTCGCCCGCGACGGCTTCCTGCCGCGCGCGCTCGCGGCGGTCCATCCCACCCACCACACGCCACAGGCGGCCATCGTCGTGCAGTCGGTGCTGACACTCGGCCTCGCCGTGACCGGCACCTTCGAGGGCCTGGCGATCCTGGCGAACGTCTCGGCGCTGGCGCTGTACCTGGGCTGCGCCGTGGCGGCCTGGCGCCTGCGCGCCACGCCCCGCGACGGTGCGTCGGCCGGTGTCCGGCTGCCGCTGGCCGGCGTGGCGCCCTATCTGGCCGTGCCCGTGATTCTCTGGCTGCTCACGGGCCTGGCCGCCAACGAGTGGCTCGGCTTCGGCGCCTGCGTGGCCGCGGCGTCGATCGTGTACGCGGCGGCGCGCGGCCGGCGACACGGGTAGCGGCGGTCCGGCGCCAGGGAGGAGACGACGATGGCACCCACCACGCGTTCCGCGGTCTCACGGCGGAGGTTCCTGGCATCGGCGGCGGGCGTGGGCGCGGCGGGCGTGCTCGCACCAGGGAAGGCGGCGTCACAGCCGTCGGCGCCGATCGTCACCAGGACCGACGTCGTCTACGGGCGCGTCGAGGGCTCGGCGCTCCTGGCCAATCTGGCGTATCCCGATGGCCCGGGACCCCGGCCCGCGATCGTGTCCGTGCACGGCGGCCGCTGGCGCGCCGGCAACCGCACCGACGCCAGCAGCATCAAGGTGGCGCAGTGGGCCGAGCTGGGCTTCTTCGCCATGTCCATCGACTACCGGCTGGTGGGCGGGTCACCGGCGCCGGCCGCCTACCTGGATGTCCGCTGCGCGCTTCGATGGCTGCACGCGCACGCCGGCGACTACGGGGTGGATCCGGCCCGCGTGTATCTCATCGGCCAGTCGGCGGGCGGTCACATGGTGTCGCTGGCCGCCACGCTCGGCGACGGCACGTATCCGAAGACCGGCGGCTGGCCCGACGCCCGGAGCGACGTGCGCGCGGTGATCAGCGTGGCCGGGGCGTACGATCTGCCGTCGCTGTCCTGGGGCAACCTGTGGACGCCCGTGAGCGGCGACGTGGACGAGGCGCGGCGGCAGGCCTCGCCGATGCACCACGTGTCCGCGTCGACCACGCCCCTTCTCGTGATCCACTCCGACGACGACCGGTCCGTCCCGATCCAGCAGGCCGTGGACTTCGTGGAGAAGCTGAAGGGCGCGGGCGTGACCCACCGCTTCGTGCACTACGCCGACAAGGGCCACATGGGCATCACCGACGACGTCGTGCGCGAGGCCCGCGCGTTCATCGCCGAGACGGAACCGAAGCGGTAAAGCGGCTACAGTTCGCGCGCGAAGCGGACCTCGCGGAGCGTCACGCCCCACACGTCCACGGTCCGCCGCGCGCCGTCGGGCTCCCAGCGGTCCTGGCGATAGAACCGCTCGGCGCGCGCGTTCCCGTCGAGCATCCAGAGCCAGGCCGTCCGGTGTCCCGTGGCGATGAGATGGGCGCGCGCCTCCTCTATCAGGGTCACGCCGATGCCGCGTCCCCACCAGCCGGGATGCACGTGCAACGCGCACAGCTCGCCGCCCGGCGTCCCCGCCGCGGCTGGCGCGGTCGTCGCGAAGCCCACGACGCTCCCGTCGGCCACGCCGACGATGGTGCGCGGCTTCGAGGCATCGACGTGCGAGAAGTCGTAGCGGGTGGCCCGCTCCTCCGCCTGGAGTCGATCGAGGTACGCGTCCGGCACGAGCCCGCGATACGCCGTCTGCCAGGTGGCGACGTGGACGCGCGCAACGGCCAACACATCGGCCGGCACGGCCAGCCGGAGCGTCACGGGCGGACCGGCGGCGCTCATGGACGCCGGTCGGACGCGTGCCTGGTCCATAACGCAGCCGGCAACCCGACGGCGAACACGTGGGCCAAGACGGCGTTGACGAAGCCCACCCACCGCCGCGGCCAGGCGTTCAGGCCCGCGAGCGGCAGGACGACGCGGTACATCGCGAGAAACACCAGGATTCCGTAGAGCGGGCCCCAGAGCCACGGGCGGCGCCGGAGATCGGGCAGGCGTCGGCTGGCGAGGGCGAACACGGTCGTCACCCCGCAGGCGATGGTGAAGTGGAGGGCAAGCCCGAGCGCGGCCGTGGGCCACCCGCCGTCGTACGCCGCCCGGCCGAGCAGCCCGCTGGCTATCGACTGGGCCACGCGCTGGGGCGTGGTGCCGGTCGAGGCGCCGATGGCCAGCGCCGCGCAGAAGTCCAGGACGCCGACGAGCAACGTGCCGCCCCGGATCGCACGTCCCAGCCACGGCGCCGGCTGTCCGCCCGTCCCGTTGTCTGCCATGTCTCGCGAGGCGGGGCCGGGAGGACGGCCGCGCCCTGGGCGGATTCTACCGCCCCGGTCAGACGGCCGGCACGGACGTCACACGTGCGCGTGCCGCCGGGTCCAGAGGAAGTACTTCTCGAAGGCCACCTTCGCCCAGTGGGCCTCGGGCCCCGGGATGATGAACTCGTGCTCGCGGGGGCTCAGCATGTGATCGCCCGCGATGATCATGCCCATGTTGCCGGTATCCATGATGCAGTAGGCGGCCATGTCGTCGAACTTCGCGGTGCTGAGCGGCAGCCCCTTGATGCTGGCCACGACGTTCTTCACGGCCGTCTTCGCCATCTGCTCGGTGGGGAAGCCGGTCTTCGGCACGCCGCAGGGCACGGCGGTGGCCCCGGGCGGCGCGACGTGCACGGCGACGCCGGCCGCGAACACGTTCTTGAACGTCGGGTGCTGGTAGGTGTCGGCCACCTCGATGAAGCCCTTCTCGTTGGCCAGCCCGGGCGTGTTCCTCACGGCGTCCACGCCGAGAAAGCGCGGCATGACCATGGTGAAGGCGGATGGCAGGAACTCCCCGTCCTTCAGGTGGACGCCGTCGGCTTCCACGCGATCGATCTCGGCGTTCATGCGCGAGTCGATCTGATAGTGGCGGAACAGCCACTCGCACATCTTCTGCGCGTTGCCGAACCCGCCGATGCCGAAGTGCGCGGCGAACGGCTCGGCCGTGACGTAGGTGATGGGCGCCTTGTCGGCCAGGTCGTGCTTCGCCACCTGGTAGCGCAGGTTGAAGAGGAACTCGTAGGCCGCGCCGAAGCAGGCAGCCCCCTGTGCCGATGCGACGACGATGGGCCCGGGGTGGATGAGGAAACGGTTCCACGCCTCGCGCGTGCGCTGCGCCGGGCCGAGACCGACGATCGAGTGCGAGTACTGGCGCACTCCCGGGATGTAGTCGTAGTCCACCTTCGGGCCGGTGCCGATGACCAGGTAGTCGTACGGGATGGCGCCCTTCGTCTTCGTCAGGACCTGGTTGGCCGGCGGGTCGAATCGCTCGATCTCGTCCTCGATGAACTGGATGCCATGGGACTCGTAGATCGGCCGGACGTCGAACGTGATGTCCTTCTCCTCGCGCAATCCGAAGGGGTACCAGATGAGCGACGGGAAGAACAGGAACTTGTGGGTGTTGGCGACGACGACGATGTCGTGGTTGTCCCCCACCAGCTCCTTGAGCTCGAGGGCGGCCGTGTAGCCGGCGAAGTTGGTGCCGGCGATGACGATGCGCGTGCGGGACATGACTCCCTCCCCTGGTTGCGGACCGAACCGGTGGCTCGAGGATCGACAGGGCAAGATCGCTGCCGCGGGAGGGCGGCCCGCCGGTGGGACGAGACGCGGCCCGGGCGGCCGGATCCCCGGGAACTGCTCCCCGGCGGCGGGGATTCCCCCCGGCCGGGCTTGGCCCGCGCCCGCGGGGCGGTCCCCTGGGGTACCGTGGGCCGATGCCTGCCGCGCTTCGGGGACAGCTGACCGCGTTCTACCTGTTCGACCTGGCCGAGTCGGCGGACCTCGCCGCCGTGCGCGCCAGCCTCGGGGGCGCGGGTGAGAGCGCGCGCTTCGCACCGCGCTCGGCGATTCCGTCCTACGTCCGCTACCAGCACCCGCCCGTGCAGGTGGACGGCGAGGCCGTGGGCGTGCCCGCCGTGGACGGCTGGTCGGCCCGCTTCAAGATCTACGACTACGGCGTGGTGTCACTCGCCCTCACGCAGCCGTTCGAGGGCACGTGGCCCGGACTCGTCGCGCTGGCGCAGTCGGCCGTGGGCACCCCGGCGCTCGACGCGGGCGCCGAAGCCGCCTGCCGGCACGTCGCCGAGCGGCTGCGCACGGCGCTCCAGGCGCCGCGCACCGCGTACCTGTCCGAGGACTACTTCGTGGTGGGGGTCACGGCCGCCGACGGCGCGCCCACGGCCGAGGCGCTGCTGGCCGCGCACGGCGACGACATCGCGCGCCTGCTCCGTGGGGAGCGCGAGGCCATCAGCGTGCAGGAGCGCGACGAGGTGCTGCGTCACCGGCTGTCGTACCTGGCCTCCGACCTGGTCGTGCCCTCGTGGAACGGCGCGTTCGTCTACGACTCGGAGGCCGGCCTCGCCGGCGCGCTCGAACTGCTGGAATTCGCCAACTCGCAGCTGCTCCAGTTCCGCTACTACGACCATCGGCTCGACGAGGAGCTGCAGCGGATCTACGCGCGCCTGCAGGCCACGCGGTGGTACGAGCCGTGGATCGGCCGCCGGTACACGGCGGCGGCGCGACAGCTGCACGGCGTGCTCATCGACGTGAACGAGCTGACCGATCGCACCGAGAACGCGCTGAAGCTCGTGGGCGACGTCTACGCGGCCCGCCTGCTGGGCCTGGCGGCCGCGCGCCTCGGCCTGGCGGCGTGGAAGGACGCGGTGAAGGACAAGCTGAAGACCCTCGACGACATCTACCGCTTCGCCGTGGACCAGACGTCGATGGACCGCGGCGAGATCCTCGAGGTGGCCATCGTGCTGATCCTGGTCTTCGAGCTCGTGCTGTTCTTCATGGGGATCATGAAGTAGGCGGCGACGCGGGCGAGGCCTGGCGCACGTCGTCGAGCAGGTCGAAGTGCTCGACGTGCCTGTCGAAGGCGTCGAGCACCGCTCGCGCCTCCGGCTCCACGACGGCGATGTCGGGCGTGGCGCCGGCGAAGGCCCGAATCGCCGCCATCGACGCCCACTCCGTCATCACGAGCACCTCGACGCCGTCCTCGTGCGGGCGCTGCAGGAGCCGCACGCCAAGGAAGCCCGGGATGCCGTGCAGGGCCGGCACGACGTGGTCCAGGAGGTGGGCCCGGTAGCGCGGGGCGTTCGCGGCCGTGGTGCGGCCGCGCCAGCAGCGGACGATCACGCCGTGGGGCTCGCCGGCTTGACCGGATTGACGGCCATCGGCCCCGCCACCGTGTTCCAGGTCCTGACGCGCCAGCGCGTGACGAGGCCGTTCAGCACGTACGGGTCGTGCTTCGCGAACTCCTCCGCGACTGCCGGCGAGTCGCCCTGGAACACAGAATCGCGCCGTCAGCCGGATCCTCCAGGGCGCCCGCCAGCACGGGCGCCCCGCTGGCCGAGGCGGCCCAGGCCTTTTCGAGGTGCTGGTTCCGATAGGCGCCGCGGCGCTCCACGTAGTCGTCCACGACGTCGTACATCAGCAGGTAGTGTTTCATCGCGTCAGGTCCGCGCCCGGCGACGGTCGTCTGCCCGGGCTCCTTGCGGAGCATACCGCGACGTCCCCGCTACCGCCGGGACCTGGCCGCGATCGGCCGGACGCGCCACCGCGCCCAGGTGACGAACGAGGCCACGCACAGCAGCACGAACGTGGTCGCGGCGGAACTCCCCTCCCCGCGCGCCAGGTGGTAGACGGTCGCCGAGACCATCACGACCACGATGCCGGCGGCCGCCCACGCCACCAGGCTCGGCAGCACGCGCGTGATGCCGGGCAGCGTCAGGCCCACCGCCGCGGCCACTTCGGCCACGCCCAGGAACAGCTGGAACCACCGCGGCAGCGAGGCGTCCATCAGGACGGCGATCTCCGGCGGCGGCGTCAGGAACAGCACGCCGTGCGCGAGAAACGCGGCCGCCAGCAGCACCTGCAACACCCACAAGGTCACGTTCATGGCATCCCTCCCGTGGCGGGGACGCCTCGGCGCCGGCCCCCGCTCCTGCCAGGACGTCGAACGGGGACGGCGAGGATCGACAGGGGACGATCAGTGGACGGCGCCGGCCCGGGCCAGCAGCTGGGCCCGCTCGCGCTCGTTGGCCGTGAGCGCGGCCGCGCGGGCGCATTCTCGGCGCGCGCCTCGTCGTGACGGCCGAGCTTGTCGAGGAGGTCCGCGCGGACCGCCGGGACGTAGTGATAGGCGCGGAGGGCCGCCTCGTCGGCCAGGGTGTCCACGAGGGGCAGCGCCGCCGCAGGACCCAGGGCGCGGCCGACGGCCACGGCCCGGTTCAAGGCCACGACGGGCGACGGGGCCAGCGCCATGAGCGCGGTGTCAGGTGGACGATCGCCATCCAGTCCGTGTCCGCCGGGCGGGCGGCCCGCGCGTGACAGGCCGCGATGGCGGCCTGCAGCGTGTAGTAGCCGGGCGTCGCCGAGGCGTCCATCGCCCGCTGCAGCTCGGCGAGGCCTTCCTGAATCGAGGCCTGGTCCCACAGGCCGCGGTCCTGTTCGTCGAGCAGCACGGGATCGCCCGCCGCGTCCACGCGGGCCTCCAGCCTGGACGCCTGGAGGGCCATGAGCGCGGCCAGGCCGCGGGCCTCCGCCTCGCCGGGGGCCACGTGGACGAGCAGCCGCGCGAGGCGTCGCGCCTCGTCGCACAGGCTCCGCCGCACGACGACGTCGCCCGTCGTCGCCGAGTAGCCTTCGTTGAAGACCAGGTAGAGCACGTCGAGGACCGATCCACTCGCGCCCGCCGTGCCTCGCCGGCCGGCAGCTCCACCGCGGGCCGCTCGCGGGCCAGGAGCCGCTTGGCACGCACCAGCCGCTGCGCCATCGTGGACTCGGGCACGAGGAACGCCCGGGCGATCTCGCCGGTGGTCAGCCCGCCGACGACCTTCAGCGTGAGCGCCACCTGCGCCTCGGGCGCGAGGACCGGGTGGCACGCCATGAACATGAGGCGCAGCACGTCGTCGGATACCCGGTCGTCGAAGGCGGCGTCGGGGTCGGACGTCCAGACCGGCGAGCCGATCTCGGCCCCGAGCGTCGTGAGCTTCCGTCGGAAGTTGGCGTTGCGGCGCATGCGGTCGATGGCGCGGTGCTTGGCGGTGGCCATCAGCCAGGCCCCGGGCCGGTCCGGCACGCCCTCGTCCGGCCACTGCTCGAGCGCCGCGACGAGCGCGTCGTGCGCGAGGTCCTCGGCCGTGGCCAGATCGCGGACGAGCCGGGTCAGGCCGCCGACGATCTTCGGCGCCTCGTCTCTCCAGATGGCCTCGATGGTGGCGTGGGGATCGGCCGCGGTCACGGCCTCCGATCACATCACCCGGCCCGGCGCGGCCGCAAGCCGGGCGGCTACCCCTTCTTGCGCGCGTCGAACTCGGCTCGCATCTCCGCCTCCCGCGCGATCACCTCGGGTGCGACGTCGCCGAAGTCCTCGGGCGCGAAGATCTGGCGGATCTCGATCTCCGAGTCCTCGGCGTGCGGGTTCGGGCACTTCTTCACCCAGTCGATGGCGTCCTGGAGGCTGGCGCACTCCCAGATCCAGTACCCGGCGATGAGCTCCTTGGTCTCGGCGAACGGCCCGTCGATGACCGTGCGCTTCGGGCCTTCGAACCGCACGCGGGCGCCCCGGCTCGTGGGGTGGAGCCCCTCGCCCGCCTGCATCACGCCGGCCTTGAACAGCTCTTCGTTGAAGGCGTGCATGGCTCGCAACATCGTGGCATCCGGCATCTTGCCGGCTTCCGAGTCGGTGCTGGCCTTCACGATCACCATGAACTTCATGTCGCTAACTCCTTCGTTGTCAGTCTGTTGGCGCGAGCCAGCCGCGTGTGGGCCATTCCCGCAGCGCCGGCTTCCA is a genomic window containing:
- a CDS encoding amino acid permease, translating into MPPGRDRTPTTSESLVRVMGTYGLAAAIVNITVGGGIFRLPATVAGALGPAAPLAYLVCAAAMGLIVLCIADAGSRVSLTGGPYAYIGVALGPYAAFLAGVLLWMLGLFATAAVSTVFAASAAELLGGGAMETVVLVVTYAFWTLVNVQGVALGARLNAAATVAKLVPLAFVAIGGLFVVSGGHFTVTAWPAAGDVARTSLLLVFAFAGVETALVPSGEVRDTARTVPRAIALAMLGITILYIALQVSSQGILGPALPGASTPLADAAGTAFGGRARALLLAGAAVSMFGYLGGMTLSVPRIVYALARDGFLPRALAAVHPTHHTPQAAIVVQSVLTLGLAVTGTFEGLAILANVSALALYLGCAVAAWRLRATPRDGASAGVRLPLAGVAPYLAVPVILWLLTGLAANEWLGFGACVAAASIVYAAARGRRHG
- a CDS encoding alpha/beta hydrolase encodes the protein MAPTTRSAVSRRRFLASAAGVGAAGVLAPGKAASQPSAPIVTRTDVVYGRVEGSALLANLAYPDGPGPRPAIVSVHGGRWRAGNRTDASSIKVAQWAELGFFAMSIDYRLVGGSPAPAAYLDVRCALRWLHAHAGDYGVDPARVYLIGQSAGGHMVSLAATLGDGTYPKTGGWPDARSDVRAVISVAGAYDLPSLSWGNLWTPVSGDVDEARRQASPMHHVSASTTPLLVIHSDDDRSVPIQQAVDFVEKLKGAGVTHRFVHYADKGHMGITDDVVREARAFIAETEPKR
- a CDS encoding GNAT family N-acetyltransferase; the protein is MSAAGPPVTLRLAVPADVLAVARVHVATWQTAYRGLVPDAYLDRLQAEERATRYDFSHVDASKPRTIVGVADGSVVGFATTAPAAAGTPGGELCALHVHPGWWGRGIGVTLIEEARAHLIATGHRTAWLWMLDGNARAERFYRQDRWEPDGARRTVDVWGVTLREVRFAREL
- a CDS encoding FAD-dependent oxidoreductase, with translation MSRTRIVIAGTNFAGYTAALELKELVGDNHDIVVVANTHKFLFFPSLIWYPFGLREEKDITFDVRPIYESHGIQFIEDEIERFDPPANQVLTKTKGAIPYDYLVIGTGPKVDYDYIPGVRQYSHSIVGLGPAQRTREAWNRFLIHPGPIVVASAQGAACFGAAYEFLFNLRYQVAKHDLADKAPITYVTAEPFAAHFGIGGFGNAQKMCEWLFRHYQIDSRMNAEIDRVEADGVHLKDGEFLPSAFTMVMPRFLGVDAVRNTPGLANEKGFIEVADTYQHPTFKNVFAAGVAVHVAPPGATAVPCGVPKTGFPTEQMAKTAVKNVVASIKGLPLSTAKFDDMAAYCIMDTGNMGMIIAGDHMLSPREHEFIIPGPEAHWAKVAFEKYFLWTRRHAHV
- a CDS encoding antibiotic biosynthesis monooxygenase — its product is MIVRCWRGRTTAANAPRYRAHLLDHVVPALHGIPGFLGVRLLQRPHEDGVEVLVMTEWASMAAIRAFAGATPDIAVVEPEARAVLDAFDRHVEHFDLLDDVRQASPASPPTS
- a CDS encoding DoxX family protein, producing the protein MNVTLWVLQVLLAAAFLAHGVLFLTPPPEIAVLMDASLPRWFQLFLGVAEVAAAVGLTLPGITRVLPSLVAWAAAGIVVVMVSATVYHLARGEGSSAATTFVLLCVASFVTWARWRVRPIAARSRR
- a CDS encoding DUF6596 domain-containing protein, yielding MLYLVFNEGYSATTGDVVVRRSLCDEARRLARLLVHVAPGEAEARGLAALMALQASRLEARVDAAGDPVLLDEQDRGLWDQASIQEGLAELQRAMDASATPGYYTLQAAIAACHARAARPADTDWMAIVHLTPRSWRWPRRPSWP
- a CDS encoding YciI family protein — protein: MKFMVIVKASTDSEAGKMPDATMLRAMHAFNEELFKAGVMQAGEGLHPTSRGARVRFEGPKRTVIDGPFAETKELIAGYWIWECASLQDAIDWVKKCPNPHAEDSEIEIRQIFAPEDFGDVAPEVIAREAEMRAEFDARKKG